One window of Trifolium pratense cultivar HEN17-A07 linkage group LG5, ARS_RC_1.1, whole genome shotgun sequence genomic DNA carries:
- the LOC123885904 gene encoding putative pectinesterase 63: protein MKWGQVKTLEGQGVPLNQAEVQNSQDLQIIFGTGPDIGQSQGNIQIDYKLRQAENNKVTINVNPNGSGDFMTITEAINSIPAPNSRRVVVFIAPGLYREKIVIPRDLDFITFLGDATKKPIITGNDRSSTIGSDGEPLATFKSATVAVDADYFIAINIVFENTASPRIGSKDDQAVALRVSGNKCAFYNSDFYGFQDTLYDHKGLHYFKGCKIQGTIDFIFGNGRSLYQGCTINSIAQNVGFITAQKRSSLTTDDSGFSILNSKVIGSGQVYLGRPWGDYSRVIFSYTYMDNLVLPQGWVDTMDDGDHHLSVFYAEYKCTGPGSNFAGRLPWIQRLSDKDAQEFIGVHFIYGETWLITSGGARTLVQGNRVSGNDEEKEEGFGTTLQDYKCSKLGMTTEHAGTRLNPP, encoded by the exons ATGAAGTGGGGTCAG GTTAAGACACTTGAGGGACAAGGAGTGCCTTTAAATCAAGCTGAAGTGCAGAACTCACAG gACCTCCAAATAATATTCGGCACCGGCCCTGACATCGGACAAAGTCAGGGTAATATTCAAATAGATTATAAGCTGAGGCAAGCGGAGAATAACAAGGTGACTATTAATGTTAACCCAAATGGTAGTGGTGATTTCATGACCATTACTGAAGCTATCAACAGCATTCCAGCACCCAACAGCAGAAGAGTAGTTGTTTTCATTGCGCCCGGTCTTTACAG GGAGAAAATTGTGATCCCTCGAGATTTGGATTTCATAACATTCTTAGGGGATGCAACGAAGAAACCAATTATTACCGGAAATGATAGATCATCTACCATTGGAAGTGATGGCGAACCATTGGCGACGTTCAAGAGTGCAACAGTTGCAGTAGATGCAGACTATTTCATAGCTATCAACATTGTATTTGag AACACTGCATCACCACGTATTGGATCGAAGGATGATCAAGCTGTTGCTCTTCGCGTCTCTGGAAACAAATGTGCTTTTTACAATAGCGACTTCTATGGATTTCAAGACACGTTGTACGATCATAAAGGCCTCCACTACTTCAAAGGTTGCAAAATTCAAGGCACCATTGATTTTATCTTTGGAAATGGGAGGTCCCTTTACCAG GGCTGCACTATAAATTCCATAGCGCAAAATGTAGGCTTTATCACAGCTCAAAAGCGCTCAAGTTTGACAACTGATGATAGTGGATTTTCAATATTAAATAGCAAAGTAATAGGGAGTGGTCAAGTTTATTTGGGAAGACCATGGGGAGATTACTCGAGAGTAATTTTCTCTTATACCTACATGGACAATCTTGTTCTCCCTCAAGGATGGGTTGACACTATGGACGACGGTGACCACCACTT GAGCGTATTCTACGCAGAATATAAGTGTACTGGACCTGGATCCAATTTTGCTGGAAGACTTCCATGGATACAGAGATTGTCAGACAAAGATGCCCAAGAATTTATCGGGGTCCATTTCATTTATGGGGAGACTTGGCTCATTACCAGTGGTGGTGCTCGGACCCTGGTCCAAGG GAATAGAGTGAGTGGAaatgatgaagaaaaagaagaaggatTTGGAACCACATtgcaagattacaaatgctcaaaaTTAGGCATGACAACAGAACATGCGGGTACTCGCCTGAACCCACCCTga